A region from the Hydrogenimonas sp. genome encodes:
- a CDS encoding V-type ATP synthase subunit D, producing the protein MALKSKTALLELRADFEAASGGEEILEQKRNIILKEIMSMLDEVQNLRERADEAVEKSYRLLIKAFMESGRERVEQESRLVEFEAELNVVRKSFIGIVVPEVSVKTKSRPLPSGYAAESIYLDLARVSFTDAVKLILELSSVEIKVWRLAKELKKSIVRVNALKNYYLPRYRKEIKDIESALEESEREFLTILKILTKESEKI; encoded by the coding sequence ATGGCACTGAAGAGCAAGACGGCGCTTCTTGAACTGAGAGCCGACTTCGAAGCCGCTTCGGGCGGTGAAGAGATACTGGAACAGAAGCGCAATATCATCCTCAAAGAGATCATGTCTATGCTGGACGAGGTGCAGAATCTGCGCGAAAGGGCGGATGAAGCGGTGGAGAAGAGTTATAGGCTGCTCATCAAAGCCTTCATGGAGAGCGGCCGCGAGCGGGTCGAACAGGAGAGCAGGCTGGTCGAGTTCGAAGCCGAGCTGAATGTTGTGCGTAAAAGCTTCATCGGTATAGTGGTTCCGGAGGTCTCCGTAAAGACGAAGAGCCGCCCGCTCCCTTCCGGATATGCTGCCGAATCGATCTATCTGGACCTGGCAAGAGTCTCGTTTACGGATGCGGTGAAACTTATACTTGAGCTCTCCAGTGTGGAGATAAAGGTCTGGAGGCTCGCAAAAGAGCTGAAAAAGAGTATTGTCCGCGTAAACGCACTTAAAAACTACTACCTTCCAAGATACAGAAAAGAGATAAAAGATATCGAATCGGCTCTTGAAGAGAGTGAAAGGGAGTTTCTGACCATACTCAAGATATTGACGAAAGAGAGTGAAAAAATCTGA
- a CDS encoding lead, cadmium, zinc and mercury transporting ATPase, whose amino-acid sequence MNEPEKTDISKGLTSDEAARRLKEYGPNTIEEREEGWFSRLMKRFWGPIPWMIEAAALLSALVGRWEDFTIITVLLFVNALVDFYQESKALSAIRVLKRKLAARALVLRDGVWREIPAAEVVPGDVIKVKIGDIVPADAKLAGGGEFLLVDQSALTGESLPVTKRAGEEIYSNAVVKQGEMVAVVTRTGKNTYFGKTVGLVAKAEREERSHFQKMVISVGNFLIAVTLVMIALILYVGISRSEPTVELLVFSLVLTISAIPVAMPAVLTVTMAAGARVLAAKDAIVSRLAAIEELAGMDILCSDKTGTLTKNRMTLAEPFTVGGFSVDDLFFYAALASREENHDPIEIPIFEHLDHHGLRERLLRCEQKRFIPFDPVRKRTEAVVEGEGCEAVVTKGAPQVVLSLSRIESGERRKLEERIEAFAQKGFRTIGVAFRRYEDEEYTFVGLIPLYDPPREDSKDAIAEAKRYGVTVKMVTGDNIAVAKYIAEVLGIGGNILDVRELRGQGVGEYILLSELLARAFTKVLYPKLAKEEIERYVKEIVEEVKDELLHIELPQGTVKKHESEIIELIEKADGFAQVFPEDKYFIVDELQKADHIVGMTGDGVNDAPALKKADCGIAVSGATDAARAAADIVLTAPGLRVIVDAIELSRITFERMKSYTVYRIAETIRIILFMTLAIVLFEFYPITSVMIILLALLNDLPILMIATDRTKMRAKPVRWDMREMLVLSSWLGAAGVMSSFLLFWAAMEIMQLPEIYVQTMFFVKMVVAGHNTIFNTRTDDWFFKKPFPSGKLFWASQLTAVAGTVIGVYGFGLMEPLGWFMAILIWIYALVWFIFNDAVKVAVIRYYRKRRGVEVL is encoded by the coding sequence ATGAACGAACCTGAAAAAACCGACATCTCAAAAGGACTCACATCCGACGAGGCTGCAAGAAGACTCAAAGAGTACGGCCCCAACACGATAGAGGAGAGAGAGGAGGGGTGGTTCTCGAGACTTATGAAACGTTTTTGGGGACCTATCCCGTGGATGATAGAGGCAGCCGCCCTCCTGTCGGCTCTAGTCGGACGGTGGGAGGATTTTACGATCATAACGGTGCTGCTGTTCGTAAACGCGCTGGTCGATTTCTACCAGGAGTCCAAGGCTCTAAGTGCCATAAGGGTTCTCAAGCGGAAGCTTGCGGCAAGAGCCCTCGTTCTTCGTGACGGAGTATGGCGGGAGATCCCTGCGGCCGAGGTTGTTCCCGGTGATGTGATAAAGGTGAAGATAGGCGACATTGTTCCGGCCGATGCTAAACTGGCTGGAGGAGGGGAGTTCCTCCTGGTCGACCAGTCCGCACTTACCGGGGAGTCGCTGCCCGTTACGAAAAGAGCCGGTGAAGAGATCTACTCCAACGCCGTGGTAAAACAGGGGGAGATGGTAGCCGTGGTGACCAGAACCGGCAAAAATACCTACTTCGGAAAGACCGTCGGCCTGGTCGCGAAAGCGGAACGGGAGGAGAGAAGCCACTTCCAGAAGATGGTCATCTCCGTCGGGAACTTCCTTATAGCGGTGACGCTGGTTATGATCGCCCTGATTCTCTATGTCGGCATCTCGAGAAGTGAGCCGACTGTAGAGCTGCTGGTATTCTCTCTCGTTCTCACCATCTCGGCGATTCCGGTTGCGATGCCTGCTGTACTTACGGTCACTATGGCTGCCGGTGCAAGGGTTTTGGCGGCTAAAGATGCGATTGTCAGCAGGCTAGCCGCCATAGAAGAGCTTGCGGGAATGGATATTCTCTGCTCCGACAAGACGGGGACGCTGACGAAGAACCGTATGACACTTGCCGAACCCTTTACGGTCGGCGGCTTCAGTGTCGACGACCTCTTCTTCTATGCCGCTCTGGCCAGCAGGGAGGAGAACCACGACCCGATAGAGATACCGATTTTCGAACATCTAGACCACCATGGGCTCAGAGAGAGGCTCTTACGTTGTGAACAGAAGCGCTTCATCCCGTTCGATCCGGTCAGAAAGAGGACCGAAGCGGTCGTAGAGGGAGAGGGGTGTGAAGCGGTCGTGACGAAGGGGGCGCCGCAGGTTGTCCTCTCTTTGAGCCGGATAGAGAGCGGAGAGAGGCGGAAGTTAGAGGAGAGAATCGAAGCGTTCGCACAGAAGGGGTTCAGAACCATAGGTGTCGCCTTTAGAAGGTATGAAGATGAGGAGTATACCTTCGTCGGCCTCATTCCTCTCTACGATCCTCCCAGGGAGGACTCAAAGGATGCGATTGCGGAGGCTAAAAGGTACGGGGTCACCGTCAAGATGGTAACCGGTGACAATATAGCGGTCGCGAAGTATATCGCCGAGGTTCTTGGAATAGGCGGCAATATTCTGGATGTACGGGAACTTCGCGGTCAGGGGGTCGGGGAGTATATACTCCTCTCGGAACTTCTTGCGCGCGCTTTCACGAAAGTGCTCTATCCCAAGCTTGCCAAAGAGGAGATAGAGCGGTATGTAAAAGAGATCGTGGAAGAGGTGAAAGATGAGCTTCTGCATATAGAGCTGCCCCAGGGGACCGTAAAGAAGCATGAGTCCGAGATTATAGAGCTGATAGAGAAGGCGGACGGCTTTGCGCAGGTATTCCCGGAAGATAAATACTTCATCGTGGATGAGCTGCAGAAGGCCGACCATATCGTAGGTATGACGGGTGACGGGGTAAACGACGCCCCGGCTCTCAAAAAGGCGGACTGCGGAATCGCCGTCAGCGGCGCGACGGATGCCGCGCGTGCGGCGGCCGATATAGTTCTGACCGCACCGGGTCTTCGGGTGATAGTGGATGCGATAGAGCTCTCCCGCATCACGTTCGAGCGGATGAAGAGCTACACCGTATACAGGATAGCCGAGACCATAAGAATCATACTCTTCATGACACTGGCCATAGTACTCTTCGAATTCTATCCGATCACATCTGTCATGATCATTCTGCTGGCTCTTCTGAACGACCTGCCTATCCTTATGATTGCGACCGACAGGACGAAGATGCGTGCTAAACCGGTGCGTTGGGATATGCGTGAGATGCTGGTACTCTCCAGCTGGCTCGGAGCGGCCGGTGTTATGTCTTCGTTCCTGCTCTTCTGGGCCGCTATGGAGATTATGCAGCTGCCCGAGATATATGTCCAGACGATGTTTTTTGTAAAAATGGTCGTAGCCGGCCATAATACCATCTTCAACACCAGGACCGACGACTGGTTCTTCAAGAAGCCCTTCCCCTCCGGCAAACTCTTCTGGGCTTCACAGCTGACGGCCGTTGCGGGAACGGTCATAGGAGTTTACGGATTCGGTCTGATGGAGCCGCTGGGATGGTTCATGGCGATTCTCATCTGGATATACGCACTGGTGTGGTTTATCTTCAACGATGCGGTAAAAGTGGCTGTGATACGTTATTACAGAAAAAGAAGAGGGGTAGAGGTGCTTTAG
- a CDS encoding peroxide stress regulator, whose amino-acid sequence MLEEHGHINIEDLYNEMLKQFPSVSLATIYKNINQMIESGLIQEVKIPKTKSVFELIKEPHLHMVCDSCGKIEDICVGTDKVIDEAEKLSGYKIKESFITLRGTCPDCL is encoded by the coding sequence ATGCTGGAGGAGCACGGGCATATAAACATAGAAGATCTATACAATGAAATGCTCAAACAGTTTCCGAGTGTTTCACTTGCGACTATATACAAAAACATCAACCAGATGATAGAGAGCGGCCTTATCCAGGAGGTGAAGATCCCGAAAACGAAATCGGTCTTCGAGCTTATCAAGGAGCCGCACCTTCATATGGTCTGCGACAGCTGCGGAAAGATCGAAGATATCTGTGTCGGGACCGACAAGGTGATAGACGAGGCCGAAAAGCTGAGCGGTTACAAGATAAAAGAGAGCTTCATCACGCTTCGCGGAACCTGCCCCGACTGCCTCTGA
- a CDS encoding metallo-beta-lactamase family protein, RNA-specific, protein MCSYGAAEVVTGSCHLLRLKNGLRILVDCGMFQGREEERNEKPFGFNPKKVDILLITHAHLDHVGRIPKLVKEGFDGIIVATGPTMELAHVVLMDSAGLMEEEYRTRYKKAQRRGEERLVPKPLYTREDVENVFMLTHIRARYDKPLKIAKGVYAIFRNAGHILGSATVEIGFSEEGESKKIVFSGDLGNRHDIVTPYVADIPRADTLFIESTYGDRNHKSIKKSKEEFKSAVRETLINRGNVIIPSFAIERTQEVLCLLKEMYRDRELPHCKIFLDSPMAIKATQLFSKYHAELGQVCRRFYKEDGDVFGFPWLRFTSDVEDSKKINEIERGAVIIAGSGMCTGGRILHHFKNRLWNRRNSVIFVGYQAEGTLGRYIVEGAKWVRIYNEDIRIEAKIFTINGFSAHADQKELIGWMGRIGHLGRICLVHGEREKERIFKKAIRKELGKKAHIVRFKERIYL, encoded by the coding sequence TTGTGTTCGTACGGTGCCGCGGAGGTGGTTACAGGCTCTTGCCATCTGCTTCGGCTGAAGAACGGTTTGAGAATCCTGGTCGACTGCGGAATGTTTCAGGGAAGAGAGGAGGAGCGGAATGAAAAGCCGTTCGGCTTCAATCCGAAAAAGGTAGATATTCTCCTGATCACTCACGCCCACCTCGATCATGTGGGGCGTATTCCAAAGCTGGTGAAAGAGGGGTTCGACGGTATCATAGTGGCGACCGGGCCAACTATGGAGCTTGCGCATGTGGTCTTGATGGACAGTGCAGGGCTGATGGAGGAGGAGTACAGAACCCGTTACAAAAAAGCGCAGCGCAGAGGGGAGGAGAGGCTGGTTCCCAAACCTCTTTATACCAGGGAAGATGTCGAAAACGTCTTTATGCTTACGCATATACGTGCCCGTTATGACAAGCCTTTGAAGATCGCAAAAGGTGTATATGCGATATTCAGGAATGCGGGACATATACTCGGCTCCGCTACGGTAGAGATAGGTTTCAGCGAAGAGGGAGAGAGCAAAAAGATTGTTTTCAGCGGAGATCTCGGAAACCGGCACGATATCGTCACTCCATACGTGGCCGATATTCCGAGGGCCGATACCCTATTCATAGAGTCTACCTACGGGGACAGGAATCACAAGAGTATCAAGAAGAGCAAAGAGGAGTTCAAGAGCGCCGTTCGCGAAACGCTGATCAACAGGGGAAATGTCATTATCCCATCTTTTGCTATCGAGAGGACACAGGAGGTTCTCTGCCTCCTCAAGGAGATGTACCGGGATCGTGAACTTCCCCACTGCAAAATTTTTCTAGACTCTCCTATGGCTATAAAGGCGACGCAGTTATTTTCGAAATATCATGCCGAGCTTGGGCAGGTCTGCCGCCGTTTCTACAAAGAGGACGGTGATGTCTTCGGTTTTCCGTGGCTCCGTTTTACCAGCGATGTGGAGGATTCGAAAAAGATCAACGAGATAGAGCGCGGAGCGGTCATCATAGCCGGCAGCGGTATGTGTACCGGCGGAAGGATTCTGCACCACTTCAAAAACAGACTCTGGAACAGAAGAAACAGCGTCATATTCGTCGGCTACCAGGCGGAGGGTACTCTCGGAAGATATATAGTAGAGGGAGCCAAATGGGTGCGTATCTACAATGAAGATATACGCATAGAGGCGAAGATATTCACGATAAACGGATTCTCGGCACATGCGGACCAGAAAGAGCTGATAGGGTGGATGGGCAGAATAGGGCACCTCGGGCGAATCTGCCTTGTACACGGCGAGAGAGAGAAGGAGCGCATATTCAAAAAGGCGATACGCAAAGAGTTGGGGAAAAAGGCGCACATCGTAAGATTCAAGGAGAGGATATATCTATAG
- a CDS encoding V-type ATP synthase subunit A: protein MAYISYISGPVLKAALEGESVKLYELAFAGEASLVAEVVEVSQNEAVLQVYENSEGMKLKEPVRFSGEMFCAHLGPGLLGSVFDGIQRPLDKIGDKIEKGSTVYALDTGRAYRFRPLVLRGRMVGPGEFVGEVEEFGLLHRLMLPADVEGEVEYIAPEGEYTVKEEILRLRGGFSMSMVQKMPLRTPRGFIGRESVKEPLLTGQRIIDFLFPIAKGGAASIPGGFGTGKTILQQTLAKWSDADVIVYVGCGERGNEMTEVLEEFPQLSDPRSGKKLIERTVLIANTSDMPVSARGASILLGLTIAEYYRDMGYHVALMADSTSRWAEAMREISGRLNELPAEEGFPAYLASSIAAIYERAAMVETLGGGHGSVTIIGAVSPPGGDLSEPVTRNTRRYTSAFWALDRELASSRFFPAINYSRSYSAYAEMLKEWWMQREEDAAALREWMLSLLQEDASLQKIVKLLGSEALPEEQKLTVEAASLVKEVFLQQNAFDDIDAYSPPQRIVKMASIIKTIQQLWIRCHKEERIPVDVLKRQPVIAEFVRSKYEIPNSELNRYDELRERIVESYERLAREYSGA, encoded by the coding sequence ATGGCCTATATCTCCTATATTTCCGGCCCTGTACTGAAAGCAGCCCTCGAGGGAGAGAGTGTGAAGCTCTACGAGCTCGCCTTTGCGGGAGAGGCGTCTTTGGTGGCTGAAGTCGTCGAAGTTTCGCAAAACGAGGCCGTGCTGCAGGTCTACGAAAACAGTGAGGGGATGAAACTCAAAGAGCCGGTCAGATTCAGCGGAGAGATGTTCTGCGCCCATCTCGGCCCCGGGCTTTTGGGGAGTGTTTTCGACGGTATCCAGAGACCGCTGGATAAGATCGGGGATAAGATAGAAAAAGGGAGCACCGTTTACGCGTTGGACACCGGGAGAGCCTACCGTTTCCGTCCGCTGGTCTTGAGAGGCCGGATGGTCGGCCCCGGCGAGTTCGTCGGCGAGGTGGAGGAGTTCGGCCTTCTTCACCGCCTGATGCTTCCCGCGGATGTCGAAGGGGAGGTGGAGTATATCGCCCCCGAGGGGGAGTATACGGTAAAAGAGGAGATTCTGCGGCTCAGAGGCGGATTCTCCATGAGCATGGTGCAGAAGATGCCGCTGAGAACCCCCAGAGGCTTCATTGGGCGTGAAAGCGTCAAAGAGCCGCTTCTTACCGGACAGAGGATCATAGATTTTCTATTCCCTATAGCCAAAGGGGGAGCGGCCTCCATTCCCGGCGGCTTCGGTACCGGAAAGACGATTTTGCAGCAGACGCTGGCGAAGTGGAGTGATGCCGACGTCATCGTATATGTAGGGTGCGGCGAGAGGGGAAACGAGATGACGGAAGTGCTGGAAGAGTTCCCTCAGCTGAGCGATCCCAGAAGCGGAAAAAAGTTGATAGAGCGGACGGTGCTCATAGCCAACACTTCCGACATGCCTGTCTCCGCCCGCGGAGCTTCCATTCTTCTCGGTTTGACAATAGCCGAATATTACCGCGATATGGGTTACCATGTGGCGCTTATGGCCGACTCCACCTCCAGGTGGGCCGAGGCGATGAGGGAGATATCGGGAAGGCTCAACGAGCTTCCGGCGGAGGAGGGCTTTCCGGCATATCTCGCTTCCAGTATAGCGGCCATATACGAGCGTGCGGCTATGGTCGAAACGCTTGGCGGCGGGCACGGCTCCGTTACGATAATAGGGGCGGTCTCTCCGCCGGGAGGTGACCTCTCGGAGCCGGTGACAAGAAACACCAGGCGCTACACCAGCGCCTTCTGGGCGCTGGACCGGGAACTGGCGAGTTCCCGCTTTTTCCCGGCGATCAACTACTCCAGAAGCTACAGCGCCTATGCGGAGATGCTGAAAGAGTGGTGGATGCAGAGGGAAGAGGATGCGGCGGCTCTTAGAGAGTGGATGCTCTCGCTTCTGCAGGAGGACGCCTCTTTGCAGAAGATAGTAAAACTGCTTGGAAGCGAGGCTCTGCCGGAAGAGCAGAAGCTGACGGTGGAGGCGGCGTCGCTTGTGAAGGAGGTCTTTTTGCAGCAGAACGCATTTGACGATATCGACGCCTACTCTCCCCCGCAGAGAATCGTGAAGATGGCCTCTATCATAAAGACGATACAGCAGCTATGGATCAGATGCCACAAAGAGGAGCGGATACCTGTGGATGTTCTGAAGCGGCAGCCTGTCATAGCGGAGTTTGTAAGGTCGAAATATGAGATACCCAACAGTGAGCTGAACAGGTACGACGAGCTTCGTGAGAGAATCGTGGAGAGCTACGAGAGGCTTGCCCGGGAGTACAGCGGGGCATGA
- a CDS encoding heat shock protein 60 family chaperone GroEL — MAAKDIHFSDAARNELFEGVKKLADAVKVTMGPRGRNVLIQKSFGAPSITKDGVSVAREIELKNTVENMGAQLVKEVASKTADEAGDGTTTATVLAYSIFKEGLRNITAGANPIEVKRGMDKASNAIIEELKKIAKEVKDKKEIAQVASISANSDETIGNLIAEAMEKVGKDGVITVEEAKGIIDELEVVEGMQFDRGYLSPYFITDADKMEAVLENPYILLYDKKITNLKDILPVLEGIQQSGRPLLIIAEDVEGEALATLVVNKLRGILNIAAVKAPGFGDRRKAMLQDIAILTGGTVISEEVGRTLESATVADLGQAGRVVIDKDNTTIVDGKGDKAAVEARIKEIKVQIENTTSDYDREKLQERLAKLSGGVAVIKVGAATETEMKEKKDRVDDALSATKAAVEEGIVIGGGAALLRAAAKVDLDLCGDEAIGADIILRAIKAPLKQIAENAGFDSGVVANKVESAESENLGFNAATGEYVDMLEAGIIDPVKVERIALQNATSVASLLLTTEATVSEIKEDKPAAPAMPDMGGMGGMGGMM, encoded by the coding sequence ATGGCAGCAAAAGATATCCATTTTTCAGATGCGGCACGCAACGAACTGTTTGAGGGCGTGAAGAAACTGGCCGATGCGGTCAAAGTGACTATGGGACCTCGCGGACGCAACGTACTCATTCAGAAGAGCTTCGGTGCTCCCAGCATAACAAAAGACGGAGTGAGCGTCGCTCGTGAGATCGAGCTCAAAAACACCGTCGAAAACATGGGTGCCCAACTCGTTAAAGAGGTTGCTAGTAAAACAGCCGACGAAGCGGGAGACGGTACTACCACCGCAACCGTACTGGCATACAGCATCTTCAAAGAGGGGCTGAGAAACATTACGGCAGGTGCCAACCCTATCGAAGTAAAACGGGGAATGGACAAAGCATCCAACGCGATCATCGAAGAGCTCAAGAAGATCGCGAAAGAGGTCAAGGATAAAAAAGAGATCGCACAGGTTGCGAGCATCTCCGCCAACTCCGACGAGACTATCGGTAACCTGATTGCCGAAGCTATGGAGAAAGTGGGTAAAGACGGCGTTATCACCGTTGAAGAGGCCAAAGGTATCATCGATGAGCTGGAAGTTGTAGAGGGTATGCAGTTCGACCGCGGATACCTGAGCCCCTACTTCATCACCGATGCGGACAAGATGGAGGCGGTGCTGGAGAATCCCTACATTCTTCTGTATGACAAGAAGATTACGAATCTCAAAGATATCCTTCCTGTTCTCGAAGGTATCCAGCAGAGCGGCCGACCACTGCTCATCATCGCCGAAGATGTAGAGGGTGAAGCTCTTGCGACACTCGTTGTCAACAAACTCCGCGGAATCCTGAACATAGCTGCGGTAAAAGCGCCCGGATTCGGTGACAGAAGAAAAGCGATGCTGCAGGATATCGCCATACTGACAGGCGGAACCGTCATCAGCGAAGAGGTAGGACGAACGCTCGAGAGCGCTACTGTAGCCGACCTGGGTCAGGCCGGACGTGTGGTTATAGACAAAGACAACACAACAATCGTGGACGGTAAAGGCGACAAAGCGGCGGTAGAAGCGCGAATCAAAGAGATCAAGGTACAGATCGAAAACACAACAAGCGACTACGATCGCGAAAAACTGCAGGAGCGTCTTGCGAAGCTCAGCGGCGGAGTTGCGGTCATCAAAGTCGGTGCGGCTACCGAGACAGAGATGAAAGAGAAGAAAGACCGCGTCGACGATGCGCTCTCCGCTACAAAAGCGGCAGTCGAAGAGGGTATCGTTATCGGAGGCGGCGCCGCACTCCTGAGAGCGGCAGCCAAGGTTGATCTCGACCTCTGCGGAGATGAAGCGATCGGTGCGGATATCATCCTCAGAGCCATCAAGGCTCCGCTGAAGCAGATCGCCGAAAACGCAGGCTTCGATTCCGGCGTTGTAGCCAACAAGGTTGAGAGTGCCGAGAGTGAAAACCTCGGATTCAACGCGGCTACAGGAGAGTATGTGGATATGCTCGAAGCCGGTATCATCGATCCGGTAAAAGTCGAGAGAATCGCACTCCAGAACGCCACATCGGTAGCCAGTCTGCTGCTGACTACAGAGGCGACTGTCAGCGAGATCAAAGAGGATAAGCCTGCCGCTCCGGCAATGCCGGATATGGGAGGCATGGGAGGCATGGGCGGCATGATGTAA
- a CDS encoding V-type ATP synthase subunit K, producing MKKRSLLPLLLMFPALLWAEGDSEAWAYIAAALSVGLACIAAGIAVGLVGAAAMGTMGEKPEISGRALIFLGLAEGIAIYGLIVSIMILGKID from the coding sequence ATGAAAAAGAGATCCCTTCTACCGCTTCTGCTTATGTTTCCCGCTCTTTTGTGGGCCGAGGGAGATTCCGAGGCCTGGGCCTATATAGCCGCCGCCCTTTCGGTGGGGCTCGCCTGTATAGCCGCCGGTATCGCGGTGGGGCTGGTCGGTGCGGCCGCCATGGGCACGATGGGTGAAAAACCGGAAATCTCCGGCAGGGCGCTCATCTTTCTCGGGTTGGCCGAAGGCATCGCCATCTACGGCCTTATAGTCTCCATAATGATTCTGGGAAAGATCGATTGA
- a CDS encoding V-type ATP synthase subunit B, protein MFIEYRGAESIKGNILFFETVEEAGYGEKVTVKYGGREIYGRVAAISEKVTLIEMLGETHGMGVEDLRVKFSGEPFRIGVGSSMLGRAFDAFGEPVDGMGPPITEKRVDIAGSAYNPARRLHPKEAVRTGISAIDGLNTLVKGQKLPIFALSGVSTDELVAQIVRQIGSGGERSAVLFAAIGIKHENADYFLKNIMASGQHSNTALFLNTADEPSVNSLLLARSALTLAEYLAFEEGYDVVAVLYDMANYCDALREVSAKREEIPGRKGYPGYMYSDLASIYERAGILKTKEGSLTQIPVLTMPDDDITHPIPDLTGYITEGQIVLDRGLHQAGLYPPINVLPSLSRLMNKGISKVHQREANQLYAAYAKAKRAQMLASIVGEEEISETDKSYLEFAKAFEKDFISQGSYEKRSLEETLEIGWRLLRLLPHTELTRLKPEDIAEYIDGTEEQDGAS, encoded by the coding sequence ATGTTCATAGAGTACAGGGGTGCCGAAAGCATCAAAGGAAACATTCTCTTTTTCGAAACCGTCGAAGAGGCGGGATACGGCGAAAAGGTGACGGTGAAGTACGGCGGGAGGGAGATATACGGCAGGGTCGCCGCCATAAGTGAAAAGGTGACGCTCATAGAGATGCTGGGTGAGACCCATGGTATGGGCGTGGAGGATCTCAGGGTCAAATTCAGCGGCGAACCCTTCAGGATCGGCGTCGGCAGCTCTATGCTGGGGCGGGCTTTCGACGCATTCGGCGAACCGGTCGACGGAATGGGGCCGCCGATCACCGAAAAGAGGGTCGATATAGCCGGTTCGGCATACAATCCCGCCCGGAGGCTCCACCCGAAAGAGGCGGTAAGAACCGGAATAAGCGCGATAGACGGACTCAACACTCTTGTAAAGGGGCAGAAGCTTCCCATTTTCGCACTTTCCGGCGTCTCGACCGATGAACTGGTCGCACAGATAGTGAGGCAGATAGGGAGCGGCGGGGAGCGGAGCGCGGTACTCTTTGCCGCCATCGGCATCAAGCATGAAAACGCCGACTACTTTCTAAAGAACATCATGGCGAGCGGGCAGCACTCCAATACTGCACTCTTTCTCAACACGGCCGACGAACCGAGTGTAAATTCGCTGCTTCTCGCGAGAAGCGCACTTACACTGGCGGAGTACCTGGCGTTCGAAGAGGGGTACGATGTCGTGGCGGTGCTTTACGATATGGCGAACTACTGCGACGCCCTGCGGGAGGTTTCGGCGAAGAGAGAGGAGATTCCCGGACGGAAGGGGTATCCGGGCTATATGTACAGCGACCTGGCCTCCATATACGAAAGGGCCGGGATACTCAAGACAAAAGAGGGCTCTTTGACCCAGATTCCGGTTCTGACGATGCCGGACGACGATATAACGCACCCGATACCCGATCTGACCGGGTATATCACCGAAGGGCAGATAGTTCTGGACCGCGGGCTGCACCAGGCCGGGCTCTACCCGCCGATAAACGTGCTTCCTTCGCTATCGAGGCTGATGAACAAGGGTATCTCCAAGGTGCACCAGAGAGAGGCGAACCAGTTGTATGCCGCCTACGCCAAGGCCAAAAGGGCCCAGATGCTAGCTTCCATCGTGGGTGAGGAGGAGATATCCGAAACGGACAAAAGTTACCTGGAGTTCGCGAAGGCGTTTGAAAAAGATTTCATTTCACAGGGGAGCTATGAAAAGAGGAGCCTGGAGGAGACGCTGGAGATCGGGTGGAGACTGCTTCGCCTTCTGCCGCATACAGAGCTTACCCGTTTGAAGCCGGAAGATATAGCGGAGTATATAGATGGCACTGAAGAGCAAGACGGCGCTTCTTGA
- a CDS encoding heat shock protein 60 family co-chaperone GroES, producing MSFQPLANRVLVERVDEPQQTASGIIIPDNAKEKPQEAVVLAIGPEVEEEGHIKVGDKVVFGKYSGTDITVDGKELLILSSDDILGILK from the coding sequence ATGAGTTTCCAACCACTAGCCAACAGAGTTCTGGTAGAACGGGTTGACGAGCCGCAACAGACAGCATCCGGGATCATAATTCCCGACAACGCGAAGGAGAAACCCCAGGAGGCCGTAGTTCTGGCTATAGGGCCGGAAGTAGAAGAGGAGGGCCACATCAAAGTGGGTGACAAAGTTGTATTCGGAAAATATAGTGGAACGGATATAACCGTTGACGGAAAAGAGCTGCTTATTCTCAGCAGTGATGACATTCTTGGAATTTTGAAATAA